In the genome of Tropicibacter oceani, one region contains:
- the def gene encoding peptide deformylase — MVVRPCIPYGDKRLHRAAAPVDGITDEIRAIWTDMIDTMEAMPGVGLGAPQIGVGLRLAVVDASEERGRAVRMANPEVLHASVQLREHEEASPNLPGVSAVIKRPRAVTVRFMDASGAVVERDFVGLWATSVQHQIDHLDGKLYVDHLSKMKRDMLVKKSRKFAR; from the coding sequence ATGGTGGTACGACCCTGCATTCCCTATGGTGACAAGCGCCTGCACCGGGCGGCCGCCCCGGTCGACGGGATCACCGACGAGATCCGCGCCATCTGGACCGACATGATCGACACGATGGAGGCGATGCCGGGTGTCGGCCTTGGCGCGCCGCAGATCGGGGTGGGGTTGCGTCTGGCGGTGGTCGATGCCTCGGAAGAGCGGGGCCGCGCGGTGCGGATGGCGAACCCCGAGGTGCTGCACGCCAGCGTGCAGTTGCGCGAACACGAAGAGGCGAGCCCGAACCTGCCCGGTGTGTCGGCGGTGATCAAACGGCCGCGCGCGGTGACGGTGCGGTTCATGGATGCCAGCGGCGCGGTGGTCGAGCGCGACTTTGTCGGGCTGTGGGCGACCTCGGTGCAGCATCAGATCGATCATCTGGACGGCAAGCTGTATGTCGATCACCTGAGCAAGATGAAGCGGGACATGCTGGTGAAGAAGTCGCGCAAGTTCGCGCGGTAA
- the def gene encoding peptide deformylase: MSVLPILTWPDPRLSRVCDPVSDVAAVAPLIVDMFETMYAAPGRGLAAPQVGVLARVFVMDAGWKSGDKTPLACINPAIVETSEARVSGGEGCLSMPGIEVQVPRFAEVTLAYTDPEGRDCRRRLTGFEAICAQHELDHLDGTLHVDRLDADARALALSEYEAL; this comes from the coding sequence GTGAGCGTGCTGCCGATCCTGACATGGCCCGATCCGCGCCTGTCCCGGGTCTGCGATCCGGTTTCGGATGTGGCCGCAGTTGCGCCGCTGATCGTGGATATGTTCGAAACCATGTATGCCGCGCCCGGTCGCGGTCTGGCCGCGCCGCAGGTGGGCGTTCTGGCACGGGTTTTCGTCATGGATGCAGGCTGGAAAAGCGGTGACAAGACCCCGCTGGCCTGCATCAACCCGGCGATTGTCGAGACCTCGGAGGCGCGGGTGAGCGGCGGCGAAGGCTGCCTGTCGATGCCGGGGATCGAGGTTCAGGTACCGCGCTTTGCCGAGGTGACACTGGCCTATACCGACCCCGAGGGGCGCGATTGTCGGCGACGATTGACGGGGTTCGAGGCGATCTGCGCGCAGCACGAGCTGGATCATCTGGATGGCACACTGCATGTCGACCGTCTGGACGCGGATGCACGGGCTTTGGCCCTGTCTGAATACGAGGCGCTGTGA
- the def gene encoding peptide deformylase, with translation MKRPILIHPDPRLKKVCAPVSDLSDDLRVLAEDMLETMYDAPGIGLAAPQIGVLDRLIVLDCVKAEGEAPRPLVMFNPRILASSDEKNVYEEGCLSIPDQYADVERPKVVDVEWIDRDGNLQTETFDGLWATCVQHEIDHLDGKLFIDYLKPLKRQMITRKMQKLKREMARA, from the coding sequence ATGAAACGCCCTATTCTCATCCACCCCGATCCGCGCCTGAAAAAGGTCTGCGCGCCGGTGTCCGACCTGTCGGACGACCTGCGCGTGCTGGCCGAGGACATGTTGGAAACCATGTATGACGCGCCGGGCATTGGTCTGGCCGCGCCGCAGATCGGTGTGCTGGATCGCCTGATCGTGCTGGATTGCGTCAAGGCCGAGGGCGAGGCGCCGCGCCCGTTGGTGATGTTCAACCCGCGGATTCTGGCCTCGTCCGACGAAAAGAACGTCTATGAAGAGGGCTGTCTGTCGATCCCGGACCAATACGCCGATGTCGAACGCCCCAAGGTGGTGGATGTCGAATGGATCGACCGCGACGGCAACCTGCAGACCGAAACATTCGACGGGCTTTGGGCGACCTGCGTGCAGCACGAAATCGATCACCTCGATGGCAAGCTGTTCATTGACTATCTCAAGCCGCTCAAGCGTCAGATGATCACGCGCAAGATGCAAAAGCTCAAGCGCGAGATGGCCCGCGCGTGA
- the fmt gene encoding methionyl-tRNA formyltransferase codes for MRVVFMGSPEFSVPVLEALIGAGHDVVCVYCQPPRPAGRGKKDRPTPVQARAEALGLPVRHPVSLKAAAEQAEFAALGADVAVVVAYGLILPQAVLDAPAQGCLNIHASLLPRWRGAAPIHRAIMAGDAQTGVCIMQMEAGLDTGPVLLREAIAIGEEETTGGLHDRLSALGADLIVRALAQLDGLEPQAQPAEGVTYAAKIDKAEAAIDWTRPAEEVSRQIRGLSPFPGAWTLHGDERVKLLGARVVASEGKAGEALDDAFTIACGAGAVQVTRAQRAGKGVQDAEVFLRGHPIPKGARLGG; via the coding sequence ATGCGTGTGGTCTTTATGGGAAGTCCCGAGTTTTCGGTTCCGGTGCTCGAAGCGCTGATCGGGGCCGGGCACGACGTGGTCTGCGTCTATTGCCAGCCGCCGCGCCCCGCCGGGCGTGGCAAGAAGGATCGTCCGACGCCGGTGCAGGCGCGGGCCGAGGCGCTGGGATTGCCGGTGCGCCATCCGGTGTCTTTGAAGGCGGCGGCCGAGCAGGCGGAATTCGCGGCGCTGGGCGCCGATGTGGCGGTGGTCGTGGCCTATGGGTTGATCCTGCCGCAGGCGGTTCTGGATGCGCCGGCGCAGGGCTGTCTGAACATCCACGCCAGCCTGCTGCCGCGCTGGCGCGGGGCGGCGCCGATACACCGGGCGATCATGGCCGGGGACGCGCAGACCGGCGTCTGCATCATGCAGATGGAGGCCGGGCTGGACACCGGGCCGGTTCTGCTGCGCGAGGCGATCGCGATTGGCGAGGAGGAAACCACCGGCGGTTTGCACGACCGGCTGAGCGCCCTTGGGGCGGATCTGATCGTGCGGGCGCTGGCGCAACTGGATGGGTTGGAACCGCAGGCGCAACCCGCAGAGGGCGTGACCTATGCCGCCAAGATCGACAAGGCCGAGGCGGCCATCGACTGGACGCGTCCGGCAGAGGAGGTCAGCCGCCAGATCCGCGGGCTGTCGCCCTTTCCCGGGGCCTGGACGCTGCATGGGGATGAACGGGTCAAGCTGCTGGGCGCGCGGGTCGTCGCGTCCGAGGGCAAGGCCGGCGAGGCGCTGGATGATGCATTCACCATTGCCTGCGGCGCGGGTGCGGTGCAGGTTACGCGGGCGCAACGTGCCGGGAAGGGTGTGCAGGACGCAGAGGTTTTCCTGCGCGGCCACC